Proteins co-encoded in one Bradyrhizobium sp. 170 genomic window:
- a CDS encoding molybdopterin cofactor-binding domain-containing protein — MARHRGRGIASINYPIGMNLGGDPSQALVHSNPSGKFTVSLSSIDLGQGMKSVTRQICAETLGVPVEDVYVDTADSDTGPHCMGSFASRGTHRVGNAVMAAAKEARGVMMEAAAEELEVNAADLDTDGRGNIHVKGAPHRSISTKDVAIAAQFKQGKTISGRGIFLVPLSEVNPETGEMSPATCYAHACLVAEVEVDDETGEVAMVRMDSAYELGRALNPRLVEQQLVGGAWMGISHALFETPEPYYPDPAHGPRDFVEYLMPGPGDICPHDIAVLERPAADGPFGAKGPGEMCANPVLPAVANAIFNAVGVRMDELPITPEKVLRAIKAQGGARPQARR, encoded by the coding sequence ATGGCCAGGCATCGCGGACGCGGCATCGCCTCAATCAACTATCCCATCGGCATGAATCTCGGCGGCGATCCCAGCCAGGCGCTGGTTCATTCCAACCCCAGCGGCAAGTTCACGGTGTCGCTGTCATCGATCGATCTCGGCCAGGGCATGAAATCGGTGACGCGGCAGATCTGCGCGGAGACGCTCGGCGTGCCGGTCGAAGACGTCTATGTCGACACCGCGGATTCCGACACGGGTCCGCATTGCATGGGCTCGTTCGCCTCGCGCGGCACCCATCGCGTCGGCAACGCCGTCATGGCGGCGGCCAAAGAGGCGCGCGGCGTCATGATGGAAGCCGCCGCCGAGGAACTGGAAGTCAACGCCGCCGACCTCGATACCGACGGGCGCGGCAACATCCACGTCAAGGGCGCGCCGCACCGCTCAATCTCCACCAAGGACGTCGCCATCGCTGCGCAGTTCAAGCAGGGCAAGACGATATCGGGGCGCGGCATCTTTCTGGTGCCGCTCTCCGAGGTCAATCCCGAGACCGGCGAGATGTCGCCCGCCACCTGCTACGCGCATGCCTGCCTGGTCGCCGAGGTCGAGGTCGATGACGAGACTGGCGAGGTCGCGATGGTGCGGATGGACAGTGCCTATGAACTGGGCCGCGCGCTCAATCCGCGCCTGGTGGAGCAGCAGCTCGTCGGCGGCGCGTGGATGGGGATCAGTCACGCGCTGTTTGAAACGCCCGAGCCCTATTATCCCGACCCGGCGCATGGCCCGCGCGACTTCGTCGAATATCTGATGCCCGGCCCCGGCGACATCTGCCCGCATGATATCGCCGTGCTGGAGCGCCCCGCAGCCGACGGACCGTTCGGCGCCAAGGGGCCCGGAGAAATGTGCGCCAATCCCGTGCTGCCCGCGGTGGCCAACGCCATCTTCAACGCCGTCGGCGTGCGGATGGATGAATTGCCGATCACGCCGGAAAAAGTCCTGCGGGCGATCAAGGCGCAGGGCGGCGCGCGGCCGCAGGCGAGGCGCTGA
- a CDS encoding xanthine dehydrogenase family protein molybdopterin-binding subunit — MLELRKDIFADERDDNLKEIGKGTQRQDMLGHVTGTSTYFDDHKLQGMLHLKVLRSPHAHARLRRIDTMEAERAPGVRRIIRGADVPVNLNTLLSLINFGKDDEPSLAVDKVRYKGEPIVAVVADSPREAFEALAKVRVDYEPLPAVFDVEDALKPGAPVVNETYPKNTFIYHDVYDHQKLRFGDVERGFAEADHVLEQRYQMSPIEHAPTETNGSIAAPDTNGRYVVYTSTQALFFSLDTCAKILDVPSNTFHFIGGTVGGGFGGKVDTLTEPLAILGAMLTGRPVRYQLGREEEMQFGSPRGAERIYIKDGVMRDGRIVARKIRAYFDSGAYTRLSSYAVVKCAAHLPGPYTIPNVSGDIYCVFTNRTPATAMRGFGVTAMDFALECQMDKLAHLVGIDPMEFRILNAYRDGDMKAHRREAKNTALIECVQVAAEKAKWPLREEARRMSSRKDGGGNRAAISPTPLEPVPQRAAASQQRTTYDRAPAATTQPPAPAPAPPPPRPQTPSPSHGAARFSSVFGTRRR, encoded by the coding sequence ATGCTGGAATTGCGCAAGGACATCTTCGCCGACGAGCGCGACGATAATTTGAAAGAGATCGGAAAGGGCACGCAGCGCCAGGACATGCTCGGCCATGTCACGGGCACCTCGACCTACTTTGACGATCACAAGCTGCAGGGCATGCTCCATCTCAAGGTACTGCGCAGCCCGCACGCCCACGCCCGCCTGCGCCGCATCGATACGATGGAAGCGGAACGCGCGCCCGGCGTGCGGCGCATCATCCGCGGCGCCGACGTGCCGGTCAATCTCAACACCCTGCTCAGCCTGATCAACTTCGGCAAGGACGACGAGCCTTCGCTGGCGGTCGACAAGGTCCGCTACAAGGGCGAACCGATCGTCGCTGTCGTCGCCGACAGCCCAAGAGAAGCCTTCGAAGCGCTCGCAAAAGTGCGGGTCGACTACGAGCCGCTGCCCGCGGTGTTCGACGTCGAGGACGCGCTGAAGCCAGGCGCGCCGGTCGTCAACGAGACCTACCCCAAGAACACCTTCATTTATCACGACGTCTACGACCATCAAAAGCTGCGCTTCGGCGATGTCGAGCGCGGGTTCGCCGAGGCCGATCATGTCCTCGAACAGCGCTACCAGATGTCGCCGATCGAGCACGCGCCGACCGAAACCAATGGCTCGATCGCCGCCCCCGACACCAACGGACGCTATGTCGTCTACACCTCGACGCAGGCGCTGTTCTTCTCGCTCGACACCTGCGCAAAAATCCTCGACGTCCCCTCCAACACCTTCCACTTCATCGGCGGGACCGTCGGCGGCGGCTTTGGCGGCAAGGTGGACACGCTCACCGAACCGCTCGCGATTCTCGGCGCCATGCTGACCGGGCGTCCGGTGCGCTATCAGCTCGGCCGCGAAGAGGAGATGCAGTTCGGTTCGCCGCGCGGCGCCGAGCGCATCTACATCAAGGACGGCGTGATGCGCGACGGCCGCATCGTCGCTCGCAAGATCCGCGCCTATTTCGACAGCGGCGCCTATACCCGGCTTTCCAGCTACGCCGTGGTCAAATGCGCGGCTCACCTGCCCGGCCCCTATACGATCCCCAACGTCTCCGGCGACATCTACTGCGTGTTCACCAACCGTACTCCGGCGACCGCGATGCGCGGCTTCGGCGTCACGGCGATGGACTTTGCGCTCGAATGCCAGATGGACAAGCTCGCCCATCTCGTCGGCATCGACCCGATGGAGTTTCGGATCCTCAACGCCTATCGCGACGGCGACATGAAGGCGCACCGGCGCGAGGCGAAAAACACCGCGCTGATCGAATGCGTCCAGGTCGCCGCTGAAAAGGCCAAGTGGCCGCTACGCGAAGAGGCCAGGCGCATGTCATCGCGAAAGGATGGCGGCGGCAATCGGGCGGCGATTTCGCCGACGCCGCTTGAACCTGTTCCGCAGCGCGCCGCGGCGTCGCAGCAGCGAACCACCTACGATCGTGCGCCGGCTGCAACCACCCAGCCGCCGGCGCCCGCGCCGGCGCCTCCTCCTCCGAGGCCGCAAACTCCATCGCCATCGCATGGCGCCGCCCGTTTCTCTTCCGTCTTCGGCACCAGGAGGCGCTGA
- a CDS encoding (2Fe-2S)-binding protein, giving the protein MTKTPLQFRHNGRDVALFVDGGVNLLVALRESIGDMTPKFGCGQGGCGACSVLIDGELHLSCLTLAETVNGRSIETLDGMKDGPNLHPLQRAFMEQFAAQCGYCTPGMLMAAKALLDRNPSPTRAEVVEAISGNICRCTGYEPIINAVLAAATSGRARA; this is encoded by the coding sequence ATGACCAAGACCCCGCTCCAGTTTCGTCACAACGGCCGCGACGTCGCTTTGTTCGTCGACGGCGGCGTCAATCTGCTGGTTGCGCTGCGCGAATCGATCGGCGACATGACGCCGAAGTTCGGCTGCGGCCAGGGCGGCTGCGGCGCCTGCAGCGTGCTGATCGACGGCGAACTCCATCTCTCCTGCCTGACGCTGGCGGAAACCGTGAACGGCCGCTCGATCGAGACGCTCGACGGGATGAAGGACGGACCCAATCTGCATCCGCTGCAGCGCGCCTTCATGGAGCAATTCGCGGCCCAGTGCGGCTACTGCACGCCGGGCATGCTGATGGCGGCGAAGGCGCTGCTCGATCGCAACCCCTCGCCGACCCGCGCCGAGGTCGTCGAGGCGATCTCGGGCAACATCTGCCGCTGCACCGGCTACGAGCCGATCATCAACGCCGTCCTCGCCGCCGCCACGAGCGGACGCGCCCGCGCCTGA
- a CDS encoding FAD binding domain-containing protein, whose amino-acid sequence MPVTVKTFASFGEAASALSSDRGARYLGGGTLVMRALNEGDVSISTVVHATDQALSRIDIASSRITIGAGVTFAKILAERDLAFLHAPARSIGGPAVRNMGTVGGNLFAPSPYGDFTVALLALDATVSVQGGLGARNMAIEEFLQSRERQSGALVLAVSCARPASADAFRYRKIARIKPKGGSVITLAAHLPSSGGRISGARIALGSMAATQLRARAAERALEGRSLDDAAISAAAAAATEGVSPADNALGSAWYRREIVGVHLRRLLSGLE is encoded by the coding sequence ATGCCCGTCACGGTGAAGACATTCGCGAGTTTTGGCGAAGCGGCGTCGGCGCTGTCGTCCGACCGCGGCGCGCGCTATCTCGGCGGCGGCACGCTTGTGATGCGCGCGCTCAACGAAGGCGATGTCTCGATCTCGACCGTCGTGCACGCGACCGACCAGGCGCTGTCCCGCATCGATATCGCGAGTTCACGCATCACGATCGGCGCCGGCGTCACATTTGCAAAAATTCTGGCCGAGCGCGATCTTGCCTTTCTGCACGCACCCGCCCGCTCGATCGGCGGACCGGCGGTGCGCAACATGGGCACGGTGGGAGGTAATCTGTTTGCACCCAGCCCCTACGGCGATTTCACCGTCGCGCTGCTGGCGCTCGACGCGACCGTCTCTGTCCAGGGCGGCCTCGGCGCACGCAACATGGCAATCGAGGAATTTTTGCAATCTCGCGAACGCCAGAGCGGCGCGCTGGTGCTGGCGGTCTCCTGTGCGCGACCCGCAAGCGCCGACGCCTTCCGCTATCGCAAGATCGCCCGCATAAAGCCCAAGGGGGGCTCGGTGATTACGCTGGCCGCGCATCTGCCTTCGAGCGGTGGCCGCATATCGGGGGCGCGCATCGCACTCGGCTCGATGGCCGCGACGCAGCTTCGCGCAAGGGCCGCCGAGCGCGCGCTGGAGGGCCGCTCGCTGGACGACGCGGCGATCAGCGCCGCGGCTGCGGCCGCAACGGAGGGCGTATCGCCGGCCGACAACGCCCTTGGCAGCGCCTGGTATCGCCGCGAGATCGTCGGCGTCCATCTTCGCCGCCTGCTGTCAGGCCTGGAGTAA
- a CDS encoding SRPBCC family protein, with protein MPHIVKSTILNAPTGAVWNVLRDFNGHDRWHPAVATSTIERAQAPDKIGCIRRFKLQDGSELREQLLALSDLEQTFSYCLLDTPIPMFNYVAHVRLLPVTDGDRTFWHWESRFTTRPADAERLTQMVAEQIYQAGFEAIRRHLREAA; from the coding sequence GTGCCGCATATCGTCAAAAGCACCATCCTCAACGCGCCGACCGGCGCGGTCTGGAATGTGCTGCGCGATTTCAACGGCCACGACCGCTGGCACCCGGCGGTCGCGACCAGCACCATCGAGCGGGCGCAGGCCCCCGACAAGATCGGCTGTATCAGACGCTTCAAGCTGCAAGACGGCTCGGAGCTGCGCGAGCAACTGCTCGCGCTGTCGGACCTCGAACAGACCTTCAGCTATTGCCTGCTCGATACGCCGATCCCTATGTTCAACTATGTGGCCCATGTCCGGTTGCTGCCGGTCACCGACGGCGACCGCACCTTCTGGCATTGGGAATCCCGCTTCACCACGCGGCCCGCGGATGCCGAACGGCTGACGCAGATGGTCGCCGAACAGATCTATCAAGCCGGCTTCGAAGCCATTCGCCGGCACCTGAGGGAGGCCGCATGA
- a CDS encoding SRPBCC family protein has product MARVYVSTVVNARNDRVWARVRDFNGMPNWHPAIAESRIEGGEPADKIGCVRDFRLRNGDRIREKLLGLSDYEMFCTYSILESPMGVENYVATLRLTPVTDGDQTFLEWTAEFDCAPERENELVNNIGTGVFQGGFDALKRAFGG; this is encoded by the coding sequence ATGGCCCGGGTCTACGTCTCCACCGTCGTCAACGCCCGCAACGACCGCGTCTGGGCGCGCGTGCGCGACTTCAACGGAATGCCGAACTGGCATCCTGCCATCGCGGAGAGCCGCATCGAGGGCGGTGAGCCCGCGGACAAGATCGGATGCGTGCGCGACTTTCGCCTGCGCAACGGCGACCGCATCCGCGAAAAGCTGCTCGGCCTCTCCGACTACGAGATGTTCTGCACCTATTCGATCCTGGAGTCGCCGATGGGAGTGGAGAACTACGTCGCGACCCTGCGGCTGACACCGGTGACCGACGGCGACCAGACCTTTCTCGAATGGACCGCCGAGTTCGACTGCGCACCCGAGCGGGAAAACGAACTCGTCAACAATATCGGAACTGGCGTGTTTCAGGGCGGCTTCGACGCGCTCAAGCGCGCCTTCGGAGGCTAG
- a CDS encoding flotillin family protein: MSGTLVGELILWLIVAIVVIAIVVYIVNWLYHRSSKEVSFVRTGLLGERVVINGGAFVLPFIHDYTPVNMNVLPMGIVRAKHDAVITRDRMRIDIEADFYVRVQATREAVAIAAATLGRRTLEPEQLHALLSGKFVSAIRSVAAEMTMEQMHEQRGEYVTRLKAAAAEALAQNGLELESVAITDLDQTDLEYFNPSNRFDAEGLTRLMEDIEAKRKLRNDIEQDSMIRIRTRNLDAERQALEIERESETARLEQERDIEMRRALQRTEVARERALRETEAEQAQISARETIEKARIANEQSIAEARISSERETRHREIERTRAVEEKELLAREDIEKAKIANQRAVDTARIASEREVRQRDIERTRSVEEAEITAREAVEKARIQQDRSITDARIANEEETRRREIERTRAVEEAEIAAREATEKARIAQTTIVNLERIASDERTRSLEIAQVRTIQEAEIEAQKAVEAARIARERTLAAERIGAEHATRKLEIERNQALEVAGITAREATESSRIAQEERVRSLEIARNRAIEEADIAAREAIEAARIAQEKVIAAQRIRAEKETRGLEIDRTESIEAAELKRRDAIERRRVEVDLALEAERIASSKTREVLNIDQKKAVEIADEERVIALAAKRSERIDADRLVKQAEIIARKEVETSDVSREQALETVRLARRRAIEQLEVARVQALQEAEIASREEVERARIASDRGLDEARIGRERDLRKLEVNREKDVETALMDKAIALYQKSLEESAAKVAAEDARVGATEAAERVVTARDSEIARRQKTIEVLLAEKRAEETKIGADAERVRAAVEAEAQRLLNEAENVLTDQARYSLFRRKLLDRIEGIVRESVKPMEKIEGIRILQVDGLNGGGGGNGGRSATDEVIDSALRYRVQAPLIDSILADIGVEGGSLSKMPGLIREARDMQGIKEAEARKVGPGKPDAPPAPDTPSAPAAERGPRKKG; the protein is encoded by the coding sequence ATGTCGGGGACTCTGGTTGGCGAATTGATCCTCTGGCTGATCGTTGCGATCGTCGTGATCGCTATCGTCGTCTACATCGTGAACTGGCTCTACCACCGTTCGTCGAAGGAAGTGTCCTTTGTGCGAACCGGTCTGCTCGGCGAACGCGTCGTGATCAACGGCGGCGCCTTCGTGCTGCCGTTCATTCACGACTACACGCCCGTCAACATGAACGTGCTGCCGATGGGCATCGTGCGGGCCAAGCATGACGCGGTGATCACCCGCGACCGCATGCGTATCGACATCGAGGCCGATTTTTACGTCCGCGTTCAGGCGACGCGCGAGGCAGTCGCCATCGCCGCCGCCACGCTCGGCCGGCGCACGCTCGAACCCGAGCAGTTGCACGCCCTGCTCTCCGGCAAGTTCGTCTCCGCCATCCGGTCGGTCGCCGCCGAAATGACCATGGAGCAGATGCACGAGCAGCGCGGCGAATACGTAACGCGGCTCAAGGCCGCCGCCGCCGAGGCGCTTGCCCAGAACGGGCTTGAGCTGGAATCTGTCGCCATCACCGATCTTGATCAGACCGACCTGGAGTATTTCAATCCGTCGAACCGGTTCGACGCCGAGGGCCTGACCCGCCTGATGGAAGACATCGAGGCCAAGCGCAAGCTGCGCAACGACATCGAACAGGATTCGATGATCAGGATCCGCACCCGCAACCTCGATGCCGAGCGCCAGGCGCTGGAGATCGAGCGCGAGAGCGAGACCGCCCGCCTTGAACAGGAACGTGACATCGAGATGCGCCGGGCGCTGCAGCGCACCGAGGTGGCGCGCGAACGCGCGTTGCGCGAGACCGAGGCCGAGCAGGCTCAGATTTCCGCCCGCGAGACAATTGAGAAGGCGCGCATCGCCAACGAACAGTCGATCGCCGAAGCCCGCATCTCCTCTGAACGCGAGACCCGTCACCGCGAGATCGAGCGCACGCGCGCGGTCGAGGAAAAGGAATTGCTGGCGCGCGAGGATATCGAAAAGGCCAAGATCGCCAATCAGCGCGCGGTCGATACCGCCCGCATCGCCTCAGAGCGCGAAGTTCGCCAACGCGACATCGAGCGCACGCGGTCGGTCGAGGAAGCCGAGATCACGGCCCGCGAAGCGGTCGAGAAGGCGCGCATCCAGCAGGATCGCTCGATCACGGACGCGCGGATCGCCAACGAGGAAGAAACCCGCAGGCGGGAGATCGAACGGACCCGCGCGGTCGAGGAAGCCGAGATCGCGGCGCGCGAGGCGACCGAAAAGGCTCGCATCGCCCAGACCACGATCGTCAACCTCGAACGTATCGCCTCCGACGAGCGCACCCGCTCGCTGGAGATCGCGCAGGTCCGCACTATTCAGGAAGCGGAGATCGAGGCGCAAAAGGCGGTGGAAGCAGCAAGGATTGCGCGGGAGCGGACGCTCGCAGCCGAGCGGATCGGCGCCGAGCACGCTACGCGCAAGCTGGAAATCGAGCGCAACCAGGCGCTCGAAGTCGCAGGGATCACCGCGCGCGAGGCGACCGAATCCTCCCGCATCGCCCAGGAAGAGCGCGTTCGCTCGCTCGAAATCGCGCGCAACCGCGCCATCGAGGAAGCCGACATCGCCGCGCGCGAAGCGATTGAGGCCGCGCGCATCGCCCAGGAGAAGGTGATCGCCGCCCAGCGTATCCGGGCGGAGAAGGAAACCCGGGGGCTCGAGATCGATCGCACTGAATCGATCGAGGCCGCCGAACTCAAGCGCCGCGATGCGATCGAACGGCGGCGTGTCGAGGTCGATCTGGCGCTGGAAGCCGAGCGCATCGCCTCGTCGAAGACCCGCGAGGTGCTCAACATCGACCAGAAGAAGGCGGTCGAGATCGCCGATGAGGAGCGTGTCATCGCGCTCGCCGCCAAGCGGTCCGAGCGCATCGATGCCGATCGCCTGGTCAAGCAGGCCGAGATCATCGCGCGCAAGGAAGTCGAGACGTCAGATGTCTCCCGCGAACAGGCGCTCGAGACGGTACGGCTCGCCCGCCGGCGTGCGATCGAGCAGCTTGAAGTCGCCCGCGTCCAGGCGCTGCAGGAAGCCGAGATCGCCTCCCGCGAGGAAGTCGAGCGGGCGCGCATCGCCTCCGACCGCGGCCTCGACGAAGCGCGGATCGGCCGCGAGCGCGATCTGCGCAAGCTCGAAGTCAATCGCGAGAAGGACGTCGAAACGGCGCTGATGGACAAGGCCATCGCCCTCTATCAGAAGTCTCTCGAGGAATCGGCCGCCAAGGTGGCGGCCGAGGATGCGCGCGTGGGGGCGACCGAAGCGGCCGAGCGCGTCGTCACCGCCCGCGACAGCGAAATCGCCAGGCGCCAGAAGACCATCGAGGTGCTGCTGGCGGAGAAGCGAGCCGAGGAAACGAAGATCGGGGCCGATGCCGAGCGCGTCCGCGCCGCCGTCGAAGCCGAGGCGCAGCGGCTGCTCAACGAAGCCGAGAACGTGCTTACCGACCAGGCGCGCTACTCGCTGTTCCGCCGCAAGCTGCTCGACCGCATCGAGGGCATCGTGCGCGAGAGCGTCAAGCCGATGGAGAAGATCGAGGGCATCCGCATCCTTCAGGTCGACGGCCTCAACGGCGGCGGCGGTGGCAATGGCGGCCGCAGCGCCACCGACGAGGTGATCGACTCGGCGCTGCGCTACCGGGTGCAGGCGCCGCTGATCGACTCGATCCTCGCCGATATCGGCGTCGAGGGCGGCAGCCTTTCCAAGATGCCCGGCCTGATCCGCGAGGCGCGCGACATGCAGGGCATCAAGGAAGCGGAAGCCCGCAAGGTCGGTCCAGGCAAACCCGACGCGCCGCCTGCCCCCGACACCCCCAGCGCGCCCGCCGCCGAACGCGGACCGCGCAAGAAAGGTTAA